Proteins from a single region of Candidatus Binataceae bacterium:
- a CDS encoding RraA family protein gives MSDSEILKILNQLGTSELSDALDRYGLNGQCYQIMPLARNFRLCGRAYTLHYASVGIDRGNVGDFIDDLGPGQVVVIDNTGRLDATIWGDLLTSTAHRRGVAGTVIDGICRDVDRSLELNYPIYSRANWMRTGKDRVRLESTNVPVTIGGVRVEPGDYLRGDGDGVVNIPASRIDQILEAAQDIHRAEDQIREMVLAGIDLRSARAKVGYHDLQKRRS, from the coding sequence GTGAGCGATTCGGAAATCCTTAAGATTTTGAACCAGTTAGGCACTAGCGAGTTGAGCGATGCGCTGGACCGCTACGGCCTCAACGGCCAGTGCTACCAGATAATGCCCTTGGCCCGTAACTTTCGCCTCTGCGGCCGCGCCTACACCCTGCATTACGCCTCGGTGGGAATCGACCGCGGCAACGTGGGCGACTTTATCGATGATCTGGGGCCGGGCCAGGTGGTGGTCATCGACAATACCGGCCGTCTGGACGCTACTATTTGGGGCGATTTGCTGACCTCCACTGCCCATCGGCGCGGGGTCGCCGGCACCGTGATCGACGGCATCTGTCGCGACGTCGACCGCAGCCTGGAGCTTAACTACCCTATTTATTCGCGGGCCAACTGGATGCGTACCGGTAAGGATCGCGTCCGGCTGGAATCCACCAACGTGCCGGTAACTATCGGCGGCGTGCGGGTCGAACCCGGCGATTACCTGCGCGGCGATGGTGACGGGGTGGTCAACATCCCGGCCTCGCGTATCGATCAGATCCTCGAGGCGGCCCAGGATATCCATCGCGCCGAGGACCAGATTCGCGAGATGGTGCTGGCGGGCATCGATTTGCGCAGCGCGCGCGCCAAGGTCGGCTATCACGACCTGCAGAAGCGACGGAGCTGA
- a CDS encoding amidohydrolase family protein — translation MVIDAHAHLVVTLGLQAYWTGLASAAGAHGKGRPRITEEARKAAADNNVGLMDKVGFDMQLISPRPYAMMHSHKPAVSVPWWIEAFNNEIAATVKLYPKRFRGVGGLPQISGEPVTVALEEFDRCIKDLKFVGVLVNPDPGEGDNKTPNMGQEYWYPLYEKACQLDVPIHIHSAGCNNGREYYAEHFLAEETLAVISMWKFKVFNNFPKLKVLVSHAGGAVPLQVGRWRSFAYGEGGASQGLGDFDEGMRKFWYDTAVWSKEGMECLFKVVGADRSLFGTEKPGSGSAVNPKTGKAYDEMMKPWIEEMDFLSAAEKKMILEDNARKLFKLDV, via the coding sequence ATGGTAATCGACGCACACGCTCATTTAGTGGTGACCTTGGGCCTGCAAGCCTACTGGACCGGCTTGGCTTCGGCCGCTGGCGCCCACGGCAAGGGCCGCCCGCGGATCACCGAGGAAGCGCGCAAGGCAGCCGCGGACAACAACGTGGGCCTGATGGACAAGGTTGGCTTCGACATGCAGCTCATCTCGCCGCGCCCCTACGCGATGATGCATTCGCACAAACCTGCGGTCAGCGTGCCCTGGTGGATCGAGGCTTTCAACAACGAGATCGCCGCCACCGTCAAGCTCTATCCCAAGCGCTTTCGCGGCGTAGGTGGCTTGCCTCAGATAAGCGGCGAGCCGGTCACGGTGGCGTTGGAGGAATTCGACCGCTGCATCAAGGACCTGAAATTTGTGGGCGTACTGGTCAACCCCGATCCGGGCGAGGGCGATAACAAGACTCCCAACATGGGTCAGGAGTACTGGTATCCGCTGTACGAAAAGGCCTGCCAGCTCGATGTGCCGATCCATATCCATTCCGCGGGCTGCAACAACGGGCGTGAGTATTACGCCGAACACTTCCTGGCCGAAGAGACGCTGGCCGTCATTTCAATGTGGAAGTTCAAGGTCTTCAATAACTTTCCCAAGCTCAAAGTGCTGGTAAGCCACGCCGGCGGCGCGGTCCCGCTGCAGGTGGGACGCTGGCGCTCCTTCGCCTACGGCGAGGGTGGCGCCTCGCAGGGTCTGGGCGATTTCGACGAAGGGATGCGCAAGTTCTGGTACGACACCGCGGTGTGGTCCAAGGAAGGGATGGAGTGCCTGTTCAAGGTGGTGGGCGCCGACCGCAGCCTGTTCGGGACCGAGAAGCCCGGCAGCGGCAGCGCGGTCAATCCCAAGACCGGCAAAGCCTATGACGAGATGATGAAGCCGTGGATCGAGGAGATGGATTTCCTCAGCGCGGCCGAAAAGAAAATGATTCTGGAGGACAACGCGCGCAAGCTGTTCAAGCTCGACGTGTAA
- a CDS encoding glycosyltransferase family 39 protein, whose translation MAAHTSTAAPSRDRETTVPPRWLLLPELGLTLLALTLFFFHLGSYGLWEADEPRYAEIAREMAAGGSYLVPHLNYVPYVEKPPLLYWLTALAFHLLGATQFAARLVPAMAAMLGLLVTCFFTQRVFDRRRALLTGAILCTAPLYVGLAQLLTTDMLLSLLLAVAFWSFFLQWREGGRWWLIFYPAVSLAVLTKGPIGAVLPGASGLLFLLIYDRPLGPALRKFHLVAGSLITVALAAPWFVLIALRLPGFVDFYFVGEHLRRFFVATYSHGEPFYFYLPVILLGLMPWTGCLPLLLSDGTAGPARGYCLSVSAVILGLFSLANAKLMPYVLPAIAPLAVLLADAIVGAAERSVRQASDRPPFPFLLTGIIVAAGGAGVTVFSFLTPYTGNPYLPALSNLLRLIGVTLSLGGALGAIAFIRRRVAAGFALLTLTTSAAVIGAGYCRIALEPMRPFSALSRQIAARAPGATLICYHRYIQSLPFYTHQRVILVGPALSELRFGAEHSPDRGRYFLRNDDQLLDLWRRARDPVLVIDSDELSRLGDRLGRLRLLAAESDKRAVGKAKLGESP comes from the coding sequence ATGGCTGCTCACACCAGTACAGCGGCTCCCAGCCGCGATCGGGAGACGACGGTCCCGCCACGCTGGCTTTTGCTTCCAGAGCTGGGGTTGACCCTCCTGGCTCTGACCCTGTTCTTCTTTCATCTAGGAAGCTACGGCTTGTGGGAGGCGGACGAACCACGCTACGCCGAAATTGCCCGCGAAATGGCCGCCGGCGGCAGTTATCTGGTGCCCCATCTGAACTACGTCCCCTACGTCGAAAAGCCACCCTTACTCTACTGGTTGACCGCGCTGGCTTTCCATCTGCTCGGGGCAACCCAATTCGCTGCCCGCCTGGTTCCCGCCATGGCAGCGATGCTGGGGCTGCTTGTCACCTGCTTTTTTACCCAACGAGTCTTCGATCGGCGCCGCGCGCTGCTGACCGGCGCGATCCTATGCACGGCACCGCTATACGTCGGTCTGGCTCAACTGCTGACCACCGACATGCTGCTTAGCCTCTTGCTGGCGGTTGCCTTCTGGTCGTTTTTTCTACAATGGCGCGAGGGCGGGCGATGGTGGCTGATTTTTTACCCCGCGGTAAGCCTCGCCGTCCTCACCAAGGGCCCCATCGGAGCGGTACTGCCAGGTGCCAGCGGCCTGCTTTTCCTACTGATTTACGATCGGCCGTTAGGCCCGGCCTTGCGCAAATTCCATCTCGTGGCTGGCAGCCTGATAACCGTGGCACTGGCCGCGCCCTGGTTCGTCCTGATAGCGCTGCGCTTGCCCGGATTCGTCGATTTCTACTTTGTCGGCGAGCACCTACGCCGCTTCTTCGTCGCAACTTACAGCCATGGCGAGCCGTTCTATTTTTATCTCCCAGTAATCTTGTTGGGCCTGATGCCTTGGACCGGCTGCCTTCCGCTTCTCCTGAGCGATGGCACCGCAGGCCCGGCGCGCGGCTACTGCCTGAGCGTGAGCGCGGTCATCCTGGGCCTGTTTTCGCTCGCCAATGCCAAGCTGATGCCCTATGTCCTGCCCGCGATTGCTCCGCTGGCGGTGCTGTTGGCCGACGCCATCGTCGGCGCGGCCGAGCGCTCGGTCAGGCAAGCCTCAGATCGACCTCCTTTTCCGTTTCTGCTCACTGGCATAATTGTAGCGGCCGGTGGCGCCGGCGTGACGGTCTTCAGTTTTCTTACGCCATACACCGGCAATCCCTATCTGCCAGCGTTGAGTAATCTGCTGCGGCTAATTGGCGTGACGCTGAGCTTGGGCGGGGCGCTGGGCGCGATCGCCTTTATCCGCCGGCGCGTTGCGGCGGGTTTTGCGCTGCTTACTCTGACCACCAGCGCGGCCGTGATTGGAGCGGGGTATTGCCGGATAGCGCTTGAGCCGATGCGGCCCTTCTCCGCTCTGTCGCGCCAAATCGCTGCCCGGGCGCCTGGCGCCACTCTGATTTGTTACCATCGTTATATTCAAAGTCTGCCCTTCTATACCCATCAAAGGGTCATTTTAGTCGGTCCAGCGTTGAGCGAATTGCGTTTTGGCGCCGAACACAGCCCCGACCGCGGCCGTTATTTTCTGCGCAACGACGATCAACTGCTCGACTTGTGGCGGCGTGCGCGCGATCCTGTGCTCGTGATCGACAGCGATGAGTTGAGCCGTCTCGGAGACCGCCTGGGCCGGCTGCGTCTGCTGGCCGCCGAGAGCGACAAGCGAGCCGTGGGCAAAGCCAAGCTTGGGGAGTCTCCGTAA
- a CDS encoding lysylphosphatidylglycerol synthase transmembrane domain-containing protein translates to MRSPTAVRSTIESPTTPTPGRLRGIGSYAIRALLGIAILSFVLSRLNRHLLWQLISREKPSYFLAAGLIYLLGQMVAAARWQLLASLVGILARYSDCLLYFFIGAFTNLFIPGLVGGDATRAIYLGRRYHALGRAIASVLADRLIGLLALVWVATVAVATLGRGVLPTAVTTPVLIVGTASVVSYLLLPAIHAITRYLPARVRATSAILEPYLRGRLAMVPAIALASVLHLLQVIAQYVLALGLGLTLPFRLFLLCVPLTNVLASMPITIGGLGVREGLYVVLFGILGAGKADAAANGLLWFAVVTVVGICESLAFVLAPTPLQQESSKLASL, encoded by the coding sequence ATGAGGTCGCCGACGGCCGTTCGATCCACGATCGAGTCCCCGACCACGCCCACCCCAGGCCGGCTGCGCGGAATCGGTAGCTACGCCATCCGGGCGCTGCTTGGAATCGCAATCTTGAGTTTTGTGCTGAGCCGGCTCAACCGCCATCTGCTCTGGCAGCTGATCAGCCGGGAGAAGCCCAGCTATTTCCTGGCGGCGGGTCTGATTTATCTGCTCGGGCAGATGGTGGCCGCGGCACGCTGGCAGCTACTGGCCTCGCTGGTCGGCATTTTGGCGAGGTACTCCGATTGCTTGCTTTATTTCTTTATTGGAGCGTTTACCAATCTTTTTATTCCTGGACTCGTCGGCGGCGATGCTACTCGTGCGATCTACCTGGGCCGGCGCTATCATGCCTTGGGCCGAGCGATAGCCAGTGTACTGGCCGACCGGCTGATCGGCCTGCTTGCCTTGGTCTGGGTGGCGACCGTGGCGGTGGCGACGTTGGGTCGCGGCGTGCTGCCAACAGCGGTCACCACCCCGGTGTTGATTGTTGGTACGGCCTCTGTCGTGAGCTACTTGTTGCTCCCCGCAATCCATGCCATCACGCGCTATTTGCCTGCCCGCGTCCGCGCCACCAGCGCGATTCTGGAACCCTACTTGCGCGGACGGTTGGCGATGGTGCCAGCGATTGCGCTGGCCTCGGTCCTTCATCTGCTTCAGGTAATCGCCCAATACGTGCTGGCGCTGGGCTTGGGCTTGACCCTACCCTTTCGCTTGTTCCTGCTCTGCGTGCCGCTGACCAACGTGCTAGCCTCGATGCCGATAACAATCGGCGGTTTAGGCGTTCGCGAGGGACTTTACGTAGTGCTTTTCGGTATTTTGGGAGCGGGCAAGGCCGACGCCGCCGCCAACGGCTTGCTGTGGTTCGCCGTGGTCACCGTGGTGGGAATCTGCGAGTCGCTGGCCTTCGTGCTGGCACCGACCCCGCTCCAACAGGAAAGCTCTAAATTGGCTTCCTTGTAA
- the hpnJ gene encoding hopanoid biosynthesis associated radical SAM protein HpnJ: MDVMKALFLNPPSYEDFDGGAGSRYQATREVWSFWYPTWLAYPAGMIPGARLLDAPPHNYDVAMTVAEAKAYDLVVLHTSTPSLRNDVRTAEAIKAANPNAIIAFVGGHPTAAPEEVLKLSPAIDIAGRKEFDYSMVEVAQGLDWAKIGGISYQRNGVITHNPERPILTGQELDKLPFVSEVYEKNLDYLRYNSPYCQYPYVSLYTGRGCPAQCTFCLWPQVTQGHRYRTRSPENVYEEVSMLKAKFPKMKELFFDDDTFTADAKRARRIAELLKPLGLTWSTNSRANVDYETLRLMKESGLRLFVVGYETGNAQILKNIKKGVSLEQARRFTRDCHKLGILIHGTFILGLPGESTSTIEESIRFAREMDCETIQVSLASPYPGTELFKYVVDNGFLAVDPLLDESGYQKCTVRYPGLSSQEIYAAVERFYRSFYFRPKYIFKAVRKMATSTEECKRLLKEGRQFLSTMRQRRVQASA, translated from the coding sequence ATGGACGTGATGAAAGCCCTATTTCTCAACCCGCCCTCCTACGAAGACTTCGACGGCGGCGCTGGTTCCCGCTATCAGGCCACCCGCGAGGTCTGGTCGTTCTGGTATCCGACCTGGCTGGCCTATCCGGCCGGGATGATTCCCGGGGCGCGTCTGCTCGATGCTCCGCCCCACAATTACGACGTCGCGATGACGGTTGCCGAAGCCAAGGCTTATGACTTGGTGGTGCTCCACACCTCGACCCCCTCGCTGCGCAACGACGTGCGCACGGCCGAGGCCATCAAAGCGGCCAACCCCAACGCGATTATCGCCTTTGTCGGCGGCCATCCCACGGCCGCGCCCGAGGAAGTGCTGAAGTTATCGCCGGCGATCGATATCGCCGGACGCAAGGAGTTCGACTATTCGATGGTCGAGGTGGCCCAGGGCCTGGACTGGGCTAAGATTGGCGGCATCAGCTATCAGCGCAACGGCGTCATCACCCACAACCCCGAGCGCCCGATTCTGACCGGCCAGGAGCTGGACAAACTGCCCTTCGTCAGCGAGGTGTACGAAAAGAACCTCGACTATCTGCGCTATAACAGCCCCTATTGCCAATACCCCTACGTCTCGCTTTACACCGGCCGCGGTTGTCCGGCCCAATGCACCTTCTGCCTGTGGCCGCAGGTCACCCAAGGCCATCGCTACCGCACGCGCAGCCCGGAGAACGTCTACGAAGAGGTTTCGATGTTGAAGGCCAAGTTCCCCAAGATGAAGGAACTGTTCTTCGACGACGATACCTTCACCGCCGACGCCAAGCGGGCCCGTCGCATCGCCGAGTTGCTCAAGCCGCTGGGGCTGACCTGGTCAACCAACTCGCGCGCCAACGTCGATTACGAAACTCTGCGCCTGATGAAGGAGAGCGGGTTGCGCCTGTTCGTGGTCGGGTATGAAACCGGCAACGCCCAGATTCTCAAGAACATCAAGAAGGGAGTGAGCCTGGAGCAGGCCCGCCGCTTCACGCGCGATTGCCACAAGTTGGGAATCCTGATTCACGGCACTTTCATCCTGGGGCTGCCCGGAGAAAGCACCAGCACCATCGAGGAGTCGATCCGGTTCGCGCGCGAGATGGATTGCGAGACCATTCAGGTCTCGCTGGCCTCACCCTACCCCGGCACCGAGCTGTTCAAATATGTGGTGGACAACGGTTTCCTGGCGGTTGATCCGCTGCTGGACGAATCCGGCTACCAGAAATGCACGGTGCGCTATCCTGGGCTGAGCAGCCAGGAGATTTACGCCGCGGTCGAGCGCTTTTACCGCAGTTTTTATTTTCGCCCCAAATATATCTTCAAGGCCGTGCGCAAAATGGCCACCTCCACCGAGGAGTGCAAGCGCCTGCTGAAAGAAGGCCGCCAGTTCTTGTCCACGATGCGACAGCGGCGGGTCCAGGCCTCGGCCTGA
- a CDS encoding glycosyltransferase: MWLLVSLSLAASCIALGYYGATVLAGWKFARARKQLPPLPPSLPRVALLKPLHGANQSLSDNLNSFLDVDYPNKQYIFGVSDSRDPACAVLAQVVANHPGMEVRLEVGGLADAANDKVGKLVRMARQARQADILVLSDADIAVQPDYLRRVVAELSSDPRVGVVTSLYRAWPGTQALGAKLEAAYVNTDFLPLALLGSTVGPLSYAFGATIAIKREVLEAVGGFEALKDLLADDFHLGNRAFQCGYGIKLSSELVTIVTNESSLSDFWTHQLRWARTYRSVHRGSVATVLTHGTFWGLVLMATSRFNPMAIEAFGLLLAARYVTAGFMVKTVAQLPLRLRDLIFLPLKDLAGTAIFFASLLGRTVRWGDRRFRVLATGHLKEIQG; the protein is encoded by the coding sequence ATGTGGTTGTTGGTTAGTTTGTCGCTGGCCGCTAGCTGTATCGCGCTGGGCTATTACGGCGCCACCGTGCTGGCTGGCTGGAAATTCGCCCGCGCGCGCAAACAGCTGCCGCCCTTGCCACCCTCCCTGCCACGGGTGGCACTGCTCAAGCCCCTGCACGGAGCCAACCAGAGCCTGAGCGACAATCTGAACAGCTTCCTGGATGTGGATTATCCCAACAAGCAGTACATCTTCGGCGTCTCCGATAGCCGCGATCCGGCCTGCGCCGTGCTCGCCCAGGTCGTCGCCAACCATCCCGGTATGGAGGTCCGGCTGGAGGTAGGCGGCTTGGCCGATGCCGCCAACGATAAGGTGGGCAAGCTGGTGCGGATGGCGCGACAAGCGCGTCAGGCCGATATCCTGGTCCTAAGCGACGCCGATATCGCGGTTCAACCCGACTATCTACGCCGGGTGGTGGCCGAACTCAGCTCCGATCCGCGGGTCGGCGTGGTCACCAGCCTGTATCGGGCGTGGCCCGGAACCCAAGCCCTGGGCGCCAAGCTGGAGGCGGCCTACGTCAATACCGACTTTCTGCCCTTGGCGCTGCTGGGCAGCACGGTGGGGCCCCTCAGTTATGCTTTCGGCGCGACTATCGCAATCAAGCGCGAGGTACTGGAGGCGGTGGGCGGCTTCGAGGCGCTCAAGGATCTGCTGGCCGACGATTTCCATCTAGGCAACCGCGCCTTTCAGTGCGGCTATGGGATTAAGCTATCGTCCGAACTGGTGACCATCGTTACCAATGAGAGCAGCCTGAGCGACTTCTGGACCCATCAATTGCGCTGGGCGCGGACCTATCGCAGCGTGCATCGGGGCAGTGTGGCGACGGTGTTGACGCACGGCACTTTCTGGGGTCTGGTGCTGATGGCCACCAGCCGCTTCAATCCCATGGCGATCGAGGCCTTCGGCTTGCTGCTGGCGGCGCGCTACGTGACCGCTGGCTTCATGGTCAAGACGGTAGCCCAGCTGCCACTGCGCCTGCGCGATCTGATTTTCCTGCCGCTTAAGGATCTCGCCGGCACCGCTATCTTTTTCGCTAGCCTGCTGGGCCGCACGGTACGTTGGGGCGATCGGCGCTTTCGCGTGCTTGCCACCGGCCATCTGAAAGAGATTCAAGGCTGA
- a CDS encoding M1 family metallopeptidase, whose amino-acid sequence MLHHDSAQAEATGDLHRLPTTVTPLHYALRLEPDLAAFTFRGQQRVTLEVHQPVQEVTFNAVELELGAVSAMRAGERIEGKAQLDPANERATVHWERMLGPGRWEFDIAFTGVLNDKLHGFYRSSYKDSDGRLHLLASTQFEATDARRAFPCWDEPALKATFAVTLVIDEHLNAFSNTAIAHESKLADGRKEVVFKPTIKMSTYLLAFVVGEFEATAPVDVGGTPLRVVHVPGKQALASWALQVGAFSLKFFADYYGIKYPGDKLDLIAIPDFASGAMENLGAITFRETALLVDEKSASRAELERVADVVSHENAHMWFGDLVTMKWWNGLWLNEAFATFMEMMAVNAWKPAWQRWITFGVSRAAAMTVDGLHSTRPIEYTVRSPQEAGGMFDVLTYEKGAAVLRMLEVYLGPEQFQKGIALYLRRHAYANAETGDLWDALEEASGQPVRKMMDSWIFQSGYPIVNVTAGADRRTLNLRQQRFIYEKRGLTQDDQLWHIPLMVQAMTEQGPVERKLLMTEAQTTLTLPAPVKWAVVNRNGDGFYRVRYSEEMASALNQSLEELSQIERFSLVNDVWAATLAGLTPLREFFALARRLRNETELIVWRALLGPLSYLQAAVSPAQLPALAAEVRALVGPAAQRLGWQPQPGESELAGQLRGNLIATLGTLGEDQAIQSQARELYSHYKREGQAVDNNLLPALIGIIAHTGGEADYQEFHDSFKNARTPQEEQRYLFALADFNQLPLLRRTMQMTLNGEVRTQNAPYLMQELLHNIRCRYEAWDFMREHWEQMVARYPENALPRMCQGITALLDREAEVSEFFRTHPVKQAGKTIEQHLERLRIALAFRNRELAHLPANLGL is encoded by the coding sequence ATGTTGCATCACGATAGCGCCCAGGCCGAGGCCACGGGCGATTTGCATCGTTTGCCCACTACCGTCACCCCACTTCACTACGCATTGCGCTTGGAGCCCGATCTGGCTGCCTTTACCTTCCGTGGCCAGCAACGCGTCACGCTTGAGGTCCATCAGCCGGTCCAGGAAGTTACATTCAACGCGGTGGAATTGGAGTTGGGCGCGGTCAGCGCGATGCGCGCGGGCGAGCGGATCGAGGGCAAGGCGCAACTCGACCCCGCCAACGAACGTGCCACTGTGCATTGGGAACGGATGCTTGGTCCGGGGCGATGGGAGTTTGATATCGCTTTCACGGGAGTTCTCAACGACAAGCTGCACGGGTTCTATCGCAGCAGCTACAAAGACAGCGATGGGCGGCTTCATCTGCTGGCTTCCACCCAGTTCGAGGCGACCGACGCACGCCGCGCTTTTCCTTGCTGGGACGAGCCAGCGCTGAAGGCTACCTTCGCCGTGACCCTGGTAATCGACGAGCATTTGAACGCCTTTTCCAACACGGCGATCGCCCATGAAAGCAAGCTGGCGGACGGTCGGAAAGAAGTGGTGTTTAAACCCACCATCAAGATGTCCACCTACCTGCTGGCCTTTGTGGTGGGCGAGTTCGAGGCCACCGCGCCGGTAGACGTGGGCGGAACCCCGCTGCGCGTGGTGCACGTCCCCGGTAAGCAGGCACTGGCGAGTTGGGCGCTCCAGGTCGGCGCCTTTTCGCTGAAATTTTTCGCCGACTATTACGGCATCAAGTACCCCGGCGACAAGCTGGACCTGATCGCGATTCCAGACTTCGCCTCGGGGGCGATGGAAAATCTGGGTGCGATTACTTTCCGCGAGACCGCTTTACTGGTGGATGAGAAGAGCGCCTCGCGCGCCGAATTGGAGCGCGTCGCCGACGTGGTCTCGCATGAAAACGCCCATATGTGGTTTGGCGATCTGGTGACCATGAAATGGTGGAACGGACTGTGGCTCAATGAGGCCTTTGCCACCTTCATGGAAATGATGGCGGTCAATGCCTGGAAGCCGGCGTGGCAGCGCTGGATCACCTTCGGGGTCTCGCGCGCCGCCGCGATGACGGTCGATGGTCTGCACAGCACTCGCCCGATTGAATATACCGTGCGTTCTCCCCAGGAGGCGGGCGGCATGTTCGACGTGCTGACTTACGAAAAAGGGGCGGCCGTGCTGCGGATGCTGGAGGTCTACCTGGGGCCTGAACAGTTCCAAAAAGGCATCGCGCTGTACCTGCGCCGCCATGCATATGCCAACGCCGAGACCGGGGATCTGTGGGACGCGCTGGAAGAGGCCTCGGGTCAACCCGTGCGCAAGATGATGGACTCGTGGATCTTTCAATCCGGCTATCCGATCGTCAACGTAACCGCCGGCGCCGACCGGCGCACGCTCAACCTGCGCCAGCAGCGCTTCATCTATGAAAAGCGCGGTCTCACGCAGGACGATCAGCTCTGGCACATCCCGCTGATGGTCCAAGCGATGACCGAGCAGGGGCCCGTTGAGCGCAAACTGCTGATGACCGAAGCGCAAACCACGCTGACGCTGCCCGCGCCGGTCAAATGGGCGGTGGTCAATCGCAATGGAGATGGGTTTTACCGGGTGCGTTACAGCGAGGAGATGGCGAGCGCACTCAACCAGTCGTTAGAAGAACTTTCCCAAATCGAGCGCTTTAGCCTGGTCAACGACGTGTGGGCGGCGACGCTGGCCGGATTGACCCCGTTGCGTGAATTCTTTGCGCTGGCCCGCCGCTTGCGCAACGAGACCGAACTTATCGTATGGCGCGCGCTGTTGGGGCCACTGAGTTACCTGCAAGCGGCCGTAAGCCCGGCGCAATTGCCGGCGCTGGCGGCCGAGGTGCGTGCGCTGGTTGGGCCTGCGGCTCAGCGCCTGGGGTGGCAACCGCAGCCGGGCGAGAGCGAATTGGCCGGGCAGTTGCGTGGCAACCTAATCGCCACCCTGGGCACCTTGGGCGAGGACCAGGCTATCCAAAGCCAGGCGCGCGAACTCTACAGTCATTACAAGCGCGAGGGGCAGGCGGTGGACAACAATCTGCTGCCGGCGCTGATTGGGATTATCGCGCACACCGGCGGGGAGGCCGATTACCAGGAGTTCCACGACAGTTTCAAAAATGCACGCACGCCCCAGGAAGAGCAGCGCTATTTATTCGCCTTGGCCGATTTCAACCAGCTTCCCTTGCTGCGCCGAACCATGCAGATGACGCTCAACGGCGAGGTTCGTACCCAGAACGCGCCCTACCTGATGCAAGAGTTGCTGCACAATATTCGATGTCGCTATGAGGCCTGGGACTTCATGCGCGAGCATTGGGAGCAGATGGTTGCCCGCTACCCCGAAAATGCGCTGCCGCGGATGTGCCAAGGAATCACTGCGCTACTCGACCGCGAGGCCGAGGTCAGTGAGTTCTTCCGCACCCATCCGGTTAAACAGGCGGGCAAGACCATTGAACAGCATCTGGAGCGATTGCGGATCGCGCTTGCGTTTCGCAATCGCGAGTTGGCCCATTTGCCCGCCAATTTGGGGCTTTAA
- the hpnK gene encoding hopanoid biosynthesis-associated protein HpnK translates to MRRARPNLLLATALKQLIINGDDFGVSAEVNEGILRCHRHGILTSTSMMVAGKAAAAGAAAARDCPELDVGLHLVVCMGHSVLPKARLRGLVDGANCFGNNPVAAGMRYFFDRRVRGPLTDEVRAQIERHLQLVGYLNHIDGHLNFHVHPVLFDILIDLAEEYRVPCIRLPRERLFTTLRLSRDHGGRKVVEAVIFRLLSARARRKMDERGLKSTDWLYGLHQSGNMSAAYFQAVLNRLPKGATEIYFHPAQAGSSGGPPAQGQREVDILTDPRLPGLLARENIQLTTYSALAQAFAPLRAANAD, encoded by the coding sequence GTGCGTCGCGCACGGCCCAATCTCCTGCTGGCGACGGCCTTGAAACAACTGATTATCAACGGCGATGACTTCGGAGTCTCTGCCGAGGTTAACGAAGGTATTCTGCGCTGCCATCGCCATGGCATCCTGACCAGCACCAGCATGATGGTGGCGGGCAAGGCGGCGGCTGCGGGCGCGGCGGCGGCACGCGATTGTCCCGAACTGGACGTGGGACTGCACCTGGTCGTTTGCATGGGCCACAGCGTGCTGCCCAAAGCGCGCCTGCGCGGGCTGGTCGACGGGGCCAACTGCTTTGGTAACAATCCGGTAGCGGCCGGGATGCGCTACTTTTTCGATCGGCGCGTGCGCGGCCCGTTGACCGATGAGGTTCGCGCCCAAATCGAGCGGCATCTGCAGCTGGTGGGCTATCTCAACCATATCGACGGCCACCTTAATTTCCACGTCCATCCAGTCCTATTCGACATCCTGATTGATCTGGCCGAGGAGTATCGCGTTCCTTGCATCCGTCTGCCGCGCGAGCGGCTCTTCACCACCCTGCGCTTAAGCCGCGACCATGGCGGGCGCAAGGTGGTGGAGGCGGTGATTTTCCGCCTCCTGAGCGCGCGGGCTCGGCGCAAGATGGACGAGCGCGGGCTCAAGAGCACGGACTGGCTGTACGGACTGCATCAAAGCGGCAACATGAGCGCGGCCTATTTTCAGGCTGTGCTGAACCGTTTACCAAAAGGGGCTACCGAGATTTACTTCCATCCGGCCCAGGCGGGCTCTTCTGGCGGCCCACCGGCTCAGGGGCAGCGCGAGGTCGATATCCTAACCGATCCCCGCCTGCCGGGATTGTTGGCGCGCGAAAATATCCAGCTTACCACCTACTCGGCGCTGGCCCAGGCGTTCGCCCCGCTGCGCGCGGCGAACGCCGATTAA